In Rhinoraja longicauda isolate Sanriku21f chromosome 13, sRhiLon1.1, whole genome shotgun sequence, one genomic interval encodes:
- the LOC144599243 gene encoding adiponectin-like produces MVFKRLLWLVVLIGLSYCNETSEQPDDADVEAEADPEPEPEPEPEPEPEPEPEPEPEPEPEPEPEPEPEPEPEPELEPPVDISPPEILATPPQEAPRVIEGCRNWMAGIPGSPGHNGIPGRDGRDGRDGAKGENGATGEAGPKGDAGEPGTPGLDGKEGLAGLPGDKGVKGDSGYSYRSAFSVGLTTRNPVPNMPIKFSKIFYNDQKHYSEDTGKFSCPFSGVYFFSYHITVYTKDVKVALYKNNKVIVFTYDQFQSNDVDQAGGSVAVHLDEGDEVWLQVYGDSTFNGIYADNNNDSMFTGFLLYPNLH; encoded by the exons ATGGTATTTAAACGACTCCTCTGGCTGGTGGTATTAATTGGCCTCAGCTACTGTAATGAAACAAGTGAACAACCAGATGATGCTGACGTTGAAGCTGAAGCTGATCCCGAACCCGAACCCGAACCCGAACCCGAACCCGAACCCGAACCTGAACCCGAACCCGAACCCGAACCCGAACCCGAACCCGAACCCGAACCTGAACCCGAACCCGAACCCGAACCCGAACTTGAACCCCCCGTCGACATCAGTCCACCCGAAATTCTAGCAACGCCTCCACAAGAAGCTCCTCGAGTTATTGAAGGTTGCCGGAACTGGATGGCAGGAATACCTGGCAGTCCTGGCCACAATGGCATCCCTGGTAGAGATGGTAGAGATGGCCGCGACGGTGCAAAGGGAGAAAATGGAGCAACAG GAGAAGCAGGACCAAAGGGTGATGCGGGAGAGCCTGGCACGCCGGGATTAGACGGTAAAGAAGGACTTGCTGGGCTTCCAGGGGATAAAGGAGTAAAGGGTGACAGTGGCTATTCTTACCGTTCTGCATTCAGCGTGGGACTCACCACAAGAAATCCTGTCCCAAACATGCCTATCAAGTTCTCCAAAATCTTCTACAATGATCAAAAGCACTACAGCGAAGACACTGGCAAATTCAGTTGTCCATTCTCAGGGGTCTACTTCTTCTCATACCACATTACTGTCTACACTAAAGATGTCAAAGTTGCCCTGTACAAAAACAACAAGGTTATCGTTTTTACTTACGATCAGTTCCAGAGTAATGATGTAGACCAAGCTGGAGGTTCTGTTGCTGTACATTTGGATGAAGGGGATGAAGTGTGGTTACAGGTTTATGGAGACAGTACATTTAATGGGATTTATGCCGATAACAATAATGACTCCATGTTCACAGGATTCCTTCTGTACCCCAATCTGCATTAA